Genomic window (Pirellulaceae bacterium):
GGGTTGCCGATGGACTTGAGATTTTCATTAAGAAATTTTATCAGCCGTCATTAGTCGGGGCAATCAAACATCGCCCCATCGTACTTGCAAGCTTCCTTGCCATGGCATTGATCATGGCGGGCTACTGTGTCGGCGGCCGTATGGGTTTCGTCTCTTTCCCGTCGGTAGATGCACAACGCATCACCGCCATACTTGACCTACCCGATGACACTCCTCGGGATACCACCGACAAGTACATGGATCACATCTACGACGCATTGCTGCAAGTCAGGCAGGAATTCGTTGATCCGGGCAGCGGTGAATCCCTGATTCGTCATGTAACACGTGTCACCGGAGGTTACAGTGCTGGTCGAAGATTCGACAAGTCGCGAGGTTCGGTCTCGATTGAGGTCGTACCGCCTGATGAGCGCAGCGAACCGGGACCGCGCAATAGCGAAATCGCCAATCGCTGGACAGAAATTGTCGGGTCGATCCCAGAGGCAACCACCTTCCGCGTTTTCGCAGAAACGACTTTAAAAAAGCGTCGTGAATACGACGACGAGCATCTTAACATTGAACTGCGAGGCCCGGCGTCTCCCCAAAAAGCCGAAGTCGCTCAACAAATCAAGAATCTACTCGAAAGCTTTGAAGGCATCAGCTCGGCCTGGGCTCGCGTGAACTATGGTCAAGACGAATTGGAATTGAGCCTAAAGCCCCGAGCGGCAGAATTGGGGCTCACCCAGTCGTTGCTGGCCCAACAAATCCGACAAGCGTTTTACGGCGAGGAGGCCCAACGTCTACAACGTGGCATCGACGATATTCGCGTCATGGTGCGATTGCCGAAAAAAGCACGAGATTCACTGCATACTTTAGATCAACTCAAGATCCGCACTCCTCGAGGTGCAGAAGTGCCACTAGCAACCGTGGCAGACATCAAATTCACCAAAGCACCCTCATTTGTCGAACGAAATGACGGAGCTGAAGTGCTGCGATGTGGCGCACAACCGGAGCACGAAAACGTCGACATCATGGGAATCGCCCGAGAGATCAAGCCACAACTGGATGCGATGTGCCAAGAAGCTAATTTGTCCTATCAGTTTTTGGGCTACGTCGCAGAAGCAGAAGAGGCTAAACAACGCACGATCCTCGGTAGCATCATCTTATTTTTGGTTTTGTATGCAATCCTCGCCATTCCGTTGAAGTCAATCATTCAACCATGCTTTGTCATGCTGGCGGTGCCGTTTGCGATTATCGGCGCGTTACTCGGACACATTATCATGGACATCACGCCCTCTTACCTCTCCATTTTCGGGATGCTCGCGTTGGCTGGCATTGCCGTCAACGACACGTTGGTGATGATCGACTACATCAATCGCCAACGCAGCAATGGTCGAAATCTACTCGACGCAACTCTTGAGGCCGGCAGCAAACGTTTCCGGCCGATCATGTTGACATCCGTCACGACTTTCGGGGGACTTTTTCCATTAATGATGGAACGATCACTGCAAGCTCAATTCTTGATTCCCATGGCGGTTTCACTGGGATTTGGAGTCATCTTTGCCACGGGCGTTACACTTTATTTGGTTCCGTGCTCGCTCTTGCTTGCCCAAGACCTTCGCAAAGGAGTTTCCAGATTTCGAACTTGGTACGTGCGTCCGTTTCGGGCAGATCGCTTCGGCCAAATAGAAGCCCCCGCTGAGAGCAAACCGTCTGCTTGAGCAGCAATACCTTAGAACTGCTTTGACCTTCTGGCAGGCATGGAATAAAAAAAGCAACGTTCGAGCCAATCAATGGCCACCCTGACTGTTCCTCCTTTTTGGCTAACAAGGGCAAACTAATATGGCTTATATCTCGCAAATCCCCGTCGAAAAAGCGACGGGAATCTTAAAAAAAATCTACCAGGTCGCCACGGCGCGACAAGGGTCGGTCGCTTCGATCATTCAGGTGATGAGTCTGGATGAAAATTCCGCGAAAGCTTCGATGCAGCTTTACACCACCCTGATGAAATCCTCCAATGAACTTGAACCCGCGTGTCGCGAAATGCTGGCAACTGTGGTCAGCAATGCCAACGGCTGCTACTACTGAACACTCTCGCACGGAAACGACTTCGGTCAGGAGTCAGGGCGTGAGGATCTTGCTAAGCAACTGATGATCGACTACCGGCAGGCCGATCTGAGTCAGCAAGAGCGGGCGTTGTGCGATTTTGCCATCAAGTTAACCCTGTCCTGCAATCAGGTGGATGAGTCGGACATCGCGAGCCTTCGCGCTTTCGCACTGAGTGAAAAACAGATTACGATCGCAACGCAAATCATCAGCTACTTCAATTACATCAACCGTATCGCAGATGGATTGGGTGTTGACAACGAAACTTGGATGGATGAACGACCTCAGACCGAGTGGGAGCAGCAAAGAGGCAGGGATTATTTGACGTCTCTGCGGGACGGATAGCCGGTCCCCAGAGAGCTCAGCATCTGCTGCGACAAACAAGTTCTGCTCAGTTCCCCGATTTTTCTGCGGATCCTGCCTCCCTGGCTCATTGCAGTCCTGAGATTTCGCTGTATGTTCGACGGTTTGCCTGAGCCGGATCTCCCGCCATCCGGCCAGTTACAAGACCGATCACCTGACATTTTTTACTCACGGGAGCTAACCGTCGATGAAGGCACTCTTGTTGTCCGAATACAAACAACTCAATGTGACCGATCTGGAGACTCCAACAGTCGGAGGAAAAGATGTCCTGATTGAAGTGCGTGCCTGTGGCATCTGTGGTAGCGACATCCACGGCTATGACGGCAGTTCGGGACGTCGAATTCCGCCACTCGTGATGGGACACGAAGCGGCAGGCATCGTGACAGAAGTCGGTAACGAAGTGACCGACTTCAAACCGGGCGATGCTGTCACTTTTGACTCAACCGTTTCCTGTGGGGAATGCTATTTTTGCCGCCGCGGTGATATCAACTTGTGCGACAACCGGATGGTGCTAGGGGTTTCCTGTGGCGAATATCGCCGCCATGGAGCGTTTGCCGAGTATGTTTCCGTACCGCAACACATCTGCTATCGCTTACCAGAGGGACTTCCCTTTGAACATGCGGCAATGATCGAAGCGGTCTCTGTCGCCGTCCATGCCGCCAATCGCACCCCGGTGACTCTTGGTGATACGGCCGTTGTCGTGGGGAGTGGGATGATTGGGCTGTTGGTGATTCAAGCCATTCGCCTCGCCGGCTGCACCCAAGTCATTGCGGTAGACCTCGACCCGAATCGTCTGGAAAAAGCGAAGCTGCTGGGAGCCGACATCTGCTTGAAAGCGGACGAAGTGAATGTTGCGGAAGAAGTCTACCGCGCAACCGGAAACCGGGGAGCCGATGTCGTACTGGAAGTTGTCGGCGCCACAGCGACAATCAACACAGCAATTGCAAGCGCGCGCAAGGGTGGATCAATCACCTTGGTGGGTAATCTCAGCCCCAATGTGGAAATGCCCTTGCAGTCAATCGTGACCCGCGAGTTGTCGATTTATGGAACATGTGCTTCTCGGGGCGAATACCCAGCCTGCATCGATCTGTTGGCAAGTGGGGCAATTCGAGTTGCCGACATGATCACCGCAACAGCTTCGCTGGAAGAAGGTCCCGACTGGTTCTCCCGGCTCTACGCCGGAGAGGCAGGTGCCATGAAAGTCATTCTCGATCCAACACGTTAAGGCAAAATCCGTTATGAAACCACTCGCAGGAAAAAACGCCATCGTTACCGGCGCCAGTCAGGGCATCGGAGCCGCCACAGCGATTGCATTAGCGGAAGCCGGTGCTAATGTGGCCATCAATTTCAACGGGTCAGAAGAAAAAGCCTGTGAAGTAGCCGATCGCTGTCGCAAACATGGCGTAAAAGCTCGACTCGCTCAAGCCAATGTGGGTGTTCAAGCCGAAGTCGAAAGGATTGTATCCGAAACGGTTGCAGACTTCGGCGGGCTGGACATTGCTGTTTCTAACGCAGCCTACAGTGATCGAGAACTGTTTTATCAAGCCAACATGGCAGGCTTCGAAAAAACAATCCAGGTCACGATGTGGGGCGCTTTTTACTTACTGCGCGCTGCCACGGAACACATGATCGATTCGAAAACAGAAGGAGCGATGGTCGTGGTCAGCTCACCTCACAGTTGGCGACCAATCCCCGGTTCAATGGCTTACAACATGGCCAAAGCAGCCATCGACCAAATGGCACGCACCGCAGCCACCGAACTGACAGCTCACCGCATTCGTGTCAACATCTTACATCCTGGTTGGATCGACACCCCCGGAGAAAGAAAATTCTTCAGTGAAGAAAAACTGCAGAAGCTCGGAGCCGGTTTACCTTGGGGACGACTGGGGCGTCCGGAAGAAATCGCAAGAGGAATCGTCTTTATGTGCGATCCTGCCAGTGCCTACATGACGGGCAGTTCGATGATGATCGACGGCGGCATTGAGCTTCCCATTCAAGAAATGCACCGACTCGACACACCGGATCCTCTGATCGAATAAACCAATTAGAGACAATCATCCCCCCACTCAATCCCACCTTACCGCCCACGGAGAGCCAGCTATGAAAACCCTTTGTTGCCTATTCCTCGCATTGATCACTTCAACGGTGTCAGCGCAGGTGGCCGACTTCGATTCCATCAAGCTCTACACTCTTAAGAACGACAACGGCATGATTGTTACCGTGACCAATTACGGCGCAATCATCACATCAATCAAGGTACCCGATCGTGACGGAAAGATGGCCGATGTGGCTCTGGGATACAACCGCGTCGAAGACTACATCAACGCCGTTGACAAACCCTATTTTGGCGCGATCGTTGGCCGATATGGCAATCGGATTGCCAAAGGAGAATTCACACTTGATGGCCAAACCTATTCACTGGCGACCAACAACGGTGAAAACCATTTGCACGGCGGAATCATTGGCTTTGACAAAGTGGTCTGGGCAGTCGTCAACGAACGCAGCACGAACTCGATCCAACTTGCTTATCAAGCCAAAGACATGGAAGAAGGATACCCCGGCAATCTCGAGATGACGGTCAAATACACGCTCACCGATGACAACTCAATCATTGTTGATTATCTCGCTACAACCGATAAAGCTACGCCCGTCAACCTCACACAACACACCTACTTCAATTTAAAAGGAGAGGGTGAGGGCAATATTCTTGGTCACGAGTTGATGCTAAATGCGAAGCAATACACGCCGGTTGACGCCGGCATGATTCCCACCGGCGAAACTTCCTCGGTCAAAGGAACGCCTTTCGATTTCACAACGGCAAAACCAATTGGACGAGATATTAATCAAGATCACGAGCAACTCAAGTTGGGCGGTGGATTTGACCACAACTGGATTCTCGACAAAGGCAACAAGCAAAAGGAACTCACACTTGCCGCTCGGGTTCATGAACCGACTAGCGGTCGCACACTCGAGGTCCACACCACGGAACCTGGAATACAGTTCTACTGCGGCAACTTTCTCGACGGTCGACTCAAAGGAAAGTCGGGGAAAGCCTATCTCAATCGCGGTGGCTTCTGCCTGGAAACACAACATTATCCCGACAGCCCAAATCAACCGAACTTTCCTTCAACGATCCTGCAGCCGGGCGAAAAATATGAAAGTCAAACCATTTTCAAATTCGGTACTCGATAGCAGTGAAACGAGCAATCCTCGATTCCCAATGCACTCGATTCCCGCCCGAGTGCCTTGCATAGCGGTAGCAATGAGTAACGGACCAATTCAAAACGTGTACACACATTGCAATTCCGTCAGTTTTCCACGGGCCTAATCCGGCATGACATGATTTTTCCAGACTAAAATAGAGCCGGGTTCCACGTGGTTCACCGAGCACCCGGTCAAAATCATGCAGCCAACGATCCGTCATTCCACGATTACTAAGGGCAGAATCATGAGCCGTGTAATTTTTGTGTTCGCCATTGTGACTCTCGCAAACTGTTGCCAAGCGGACGATCGGCCCAACGTCTTATTGATTTCGGTCGACGACTTGAACAATTGGACTGGTTGCTTACAAGGGCACCCTCAAGCGAAGACGCCACACATCGATCGATTAGCCGACCGTGGAACACTATTTGAAAATGCTCATTGCCAATCGCCAGTTTGCAATCCATCTCGCGCAAGCATGATGACAGGCCGTTACCCTCATACGTCGGGCGTTTACTTTTTGAGCCCGGATCTAAAACAGGCCCCACAGCTAAAGAACTTGGACACCCTACCCGAAATGTTTGCAAAACACGGGTACACCACGCTCGCAGTTGGCAAACTTTTCCACGGCGGTGACCAACGTTTCTTTCAAACCTACGGGGGCACAAACGGCGGCTTTGGTCCACGTCCCGAAACGAAAATATCTCAGCCCCACGGACACCCGCTCTGGGACTGGGGAGCCTATCCCGATAGCGACGAAGAGATGCCAGACGTCAAGGCGGCTCACTGGGCAGTCGAACAACTGAGTCAAAAATTTGAAAAACCTTTTTTTATGGGCGTCGGATTTTATCGACCGCATGTTCCCATGTACGCGCCTCAAAAATGGTTTGACCAGCACCCACGAAGTTCGATCGAATTGCCATTGGTCAACGAACAAGACCGCACTGACTTAAGTCAGTACGCAATCAACCTGACCAATCTCAAACACGTCTCACCACTTCATGAATGGGTCACCTCTGCCGGCGAGTGGGACCACGCGGTCCAAGCTTACCTCGCCTCAACGTCTCTTGCTGATCATTGCGTAGGCATGGTCTTGGATGCCCTGGATGCGAGTGACTATGCCGACAACACGATTGTGGTCTTATTTTCAGATCATGGATTTCACTTGGGAGAAAAACAACGTTGGGCTAAACGAACGTTATGGGAAGACGGAACGCAGGTACCGATGATCATTGCAGGTCCGGGCTTGCGCCCAGGTCAAAGAACGCAACGACCGGCCGAACTACTTGATTTGTTTCCCACGCTGTTGGAATTGGCCGACTTACCCGCGGATGCAGCCCAGGAAGGTCAAAGCCTGGTACCGCTGCTCAACGACCCAAAGACGGAGTGGAACCATCCGGCCATCACAAGCTTTGGCAAAGGCAACTACGCTGTGAGATCGACCCGATATCGTTATATTCAATATCTGGACGGGTCACGCGAACTCTATGACCACGACAGTGACCCGCATGAGTGGTCCAACTTGATCAATGAGGCAAATTTAGCGGATGTGGTTGCTGAACATGCAAGCCATGTGCCCACGATCGAGCACGACATTTTGCCCGGCAAGTCGACCGGCCACAAAGCCTATCAAGCTTCACTGGAGCTGATGAAACAACCTTGATCATCCGCAATGGGAGACGTGAAACCCGAGGTCCCCATCACTTAGTCGGTTAGATTTCGCTTCTCGACTGGCATGCTCGTGAAGAAACCGTGCATCATTTCTTCCCAGGTTTGGTCGCCGTATCGTACGGTGGCCGAGGGATCCGGGTTGGCTAGATTGTCCTCAGAGTTGTCGTAGTAAGCAATGCCACGAAGCCTGGTGCCCCTTGGCATCAGCTTCGGCTCGACGAATTCGTAGTTAAGCTGCCAGTTAAAATCGTAATTGGGAACATCCAATAAGATTTCTTGTATGCCATCAGGGTAAATTGCAATGTAACGATACGACTTACCTCGTAAGTGCATGTGTGGCAACATCGACGTGAGAAGCGTATCTTTCCAGAATCGATGCTCACCGACAATCTTGTGTTTTGACTCATGCGGGGGAATCGCAAACCCCCAATTACCCACTAATCCGCCTCCCACCGCTCTTTCTACCTCGGCCTCATCTGCGAAAACAAATCCGACGTAACTACGGTCCTGCTGAGCTGATCCATTTGGCGTATAGTGCATTTGAAATACCAGCTTTGATCCAGCCGGAACAAATTTCGCGACTCCGTCCAAGTGAATGGTTGCCGGGCTCCCAGGAGCGAAGCCTGCCACACTCGGGTAACGTGTCGGATGCCTTCGAGCCTTGGGAGGGATGGCGTACACGATGATGTGATGAACGACGGCTCGGTTGTCTGGGCGTGCTTCCGAGGCCTTGATCCACTTATCCGTGGTCCAACCCGGATCAACGGTAAAGTACTTGTATTCAACAACGCCTTCCGCCGCCACATCAAACGGTTGCTTCGCCATGTAATGCACTTCGTCGGGCTGCGAGATTTGCCATCCCTCAACGAATTTCGGAGGCTCAGGAATCTGCGCTGGGTCACCTTCGGGCGATCCATTGGCTACCCACTTTTTCAAGATTTCCTTCTCGCTCGGTGACAAGCGGCAGTCATTTTTGAATTTCCCAAACTCGGGGTTCGCAAACCAAGGCGGCATCTGACCTTTTTCGATTACTTCCAGAATCATCTCGCCCCAACCGTTCACTTCATCATAGTTGGTCAACGGAAACGGGGCGATTTCGCCTGATCGATGACAAGATACGCAGCGTGCATTGAGGATGCGGGACACCTGATTCGAATAAGTAATGTCACCATGCGGTTCCACCTGCGGAACTCGACCAATAATGCAACCCGTCGGTTCCGTCTCAGGAACCCTCACTTTTCGATGCGCTAACAGGTCTTCAACAGCATTGGCCACAAATCTCGCTTCCAGTTTTGGTTTCGCGTAACCGGACGTCGCGCCCAAACCATATTGATCATCAATGCGACCTGCGTAACGGACAACATGATCGCTGTCCAAAACAAAAGCGTGCGGCGTTCGCTCAGCCCGAAACCGATCGGCGATGGAATTGTTCGGATCCTTGAGGACCGGATAATTCAACTCATGGATGCGAGCAAAGGCACCCACCTTGGTTAACGTGTCCTGGCAGTTTGAATTAATCGCAAACATCCCCACACCCTGGGATTTAAATTCCTGATAGATCGCCTCCAGACGCGGCGCATACAATTTGGCCAAAGGGCAGTCGGAACCAATAAACACCACGACCACCGGGTGCCCTTGATAGTCAATCAACGAATGCTCCTTGCCTCGGTGATCACGTAAGGTAAAGTCCTCGATTTGCATACCGATGGAGGTGCTTTTCTCGTCCTGTTTTCGCGTATCGGCCTGAAGTATTTGGGGGCACCAAACTAACAGCCAAACCGAACATGCGATGGCATTTTTCATCACTTGCACTCTCCGGTCACATTGCTTCGACAAAAAAACGATCTTTCAAAACTCAATCTAAGTGGCACTGCAGTTTAACTGACGAAGAGCGAAAACCCCAACGGCAACCAGACGGTGCGTATAAAATGGTACAATTTGAGACAAAAGTTTTGATACAATAGCAGCTTCTTCGGGCCCACGAATTAATCCAGCCGCCTACCCGAAATGATGCTGAAATAGGGACCCTTTGCTGGGGAAAACAATTGTCAATTTCCTTGCTTTTCTCTTGCTCGACTTCTGTCGCCCACCATCCTCAAAAAGATGGTTTTGCTTAAGGATAACGGAAGATGAAGTCCAACCGGATCTGGTGTTTCACCGCCTGCCTGTTGATCTCAAATGTAGCAAGCGGAGAATTGTTTCGAACAGGGATCCAGCCGCTCATCAATTCATCGTGCGTGGAATGTCACGATGCCGATACAAGTACGAGTCTGAATTTCGAATCCATCGGCAACAATCTTGCCGACCCCACGACATTCCGCAGGTGGGAAACAATCTACGATCGCATCGAGAATGGCGAAATGCCTCCCAAATCGGAACCGCGTCCCGATTCGAATCAACGAGACGCGGCGTTGGCTTCACTACGTCAAGCATTAAGATCTGCCAGCCTGAACAGACAACAAACAGTCGGCCGGGTGCCCGCGCGCCGACTGACAAAACTCGAAATCGGATACACACTCCGCGATTTACTGTTGATTGACGGCGACGTCACGAGCGAGATCCCTAACGAAGTAGAATCTGGCTCGTTCGACACGGTCGGTTCGAACCAGCGAATTTCCGCACTTCATCTGGAAAGTTATATCAAGGCCGCTGACCAGGCTCTTGATCTCGCGATTAATCTAAATCGCAATCCCTACCGGAGTCATGACTTCGACTTTCCCAGCAGCTGGTTTCTCAAATCCTTCCATGAGAAACCACTCAGCCTCGGCGGCAACGTCACCCGTGAAATCGACGATGGCGTCGCGTTATTTGCCGACATTGACTACCTACTTCGCTCCGACGCCCATGGTTTTCCCGTACGAGTGCCGGGCGTTTATCGCATCAAATCCAAGGTTGCGGCTTTTCAATCGAAGGATCCGATCACCTTCAAGTTGATCTCAAAAGAGCCGAGTGGCGGAGCACAACTACTGACGTCCTGTGACTTGGTTCCTGGCAAATCTGAAACGGTCGAGGTCACTGCTTACCTCAAACCGGGCGACGCAGTCTATCCAACTTTCGACACGAGCCAAAGTAATCCGTATGGAGGTCTGGCGGCTGCCGGTGGGGCCAAAAACTATCGCGGCAAAGGGCTCGCTATTCTGGGACAGCAAATCGAGGGTCCACTTGCGGATCAATGGCCTCCGGCAAGCACGGAACTATTACTGCACGGAACAACACTTGCTCCCAGCGGCTGGTTTTTCAAAAGAACATTCGAGGTCAAGCTATCAAAACCCGCTCTGGACCACATCCAGGAAATCCTCGAACATCTTGCACCTCGAGTTTTCCGTCGGCCCTTCGTTCCAGGTGAATTAAATGCCTTCACAGCCCTCGCAAAACCGGCGATCGAAGAAGAACGAACGTTTGTCGATGCACTCCGCATCCCTCTGCTTTCGATGCTCAGTTCCACCCAGTTCCTGATGTTCGAAAACCAACCCGGAAAACTAACCGATCATGCTCTAGCGAATCGACTATCGTACTTCCTCTGGAAGAGCTTACCCGACGAGGAACTGTTTTCACTCGCGGATCAAAATCAACTTTCCGACCCTGATGTACTCACCCAACAGGTAAATCGAATGTTGGATGACCCGAAGTCAGAACGATTCGTCAAGGATTTCCTCGGCCAATGGCTCATGTTGAACAAAATCAATGCGACGACGCCTGATAGCAAACTCTATCCTGAATATGATGAACTCTTGGGCAACGCGTTTGCGATGGAAACCGAATTGTTCTTCACCGAATTATTGAAGGAGAATTTGAGCATCACAACTTTGCTTGACTCGGACTTCACTTTCGCCAATCGAAGATTGGCAAATCACTATGGGATCCCGGACATCGCCGGACAAGAATTCCGGAAAATCTTCCTTCCCAATGACAGCCCACGGGGCGGAGTTCTAACCCAAGCCGCAATCCTCAAGACAACCGCAAATGGAACAGTTACATCGCCCGTGATGCGAGGCAACTTTGTGCTGACCAACCTGCTGGGCACTCCACCCTCTCCTCCTCCGCCTGCCGTCGGTTCGATCGAACCCG
Coding sequences:
- a CDS encoding efflux RND transporter permease subunit, with product MIRWFANNGIAANFLMIGLLAAGTYTAFYRLPLEVTPALSWDTVIIEMPYRGATAKDVERAILIPIEESLEGVKGIKHLHADGSRGMARFYLNAETGTDLRTLMEDVRGRIDTITTFPNETERPRVFIPESGNYFEVLSIAVTGDLSAHDLSSVARRVQEDLLELPGISRAKIEGGRRYEISVEADTNKLLAYNLSFQELADAIRKFSIDLPAGAIDSESGTFVLRTRGQAYSEQEFAKIPIRSANGSEVQLGEVADINDGFEEGDKRVEFNGKSALFVEVMRTGNESAIDISNKVCEYVASSRERFPAGIDLFVWDDDSVSIRGRLGTLIVSMVQGGLLVLLVLGLFLRPTLAFWIVIGIPVGFAGGALMQPWFGVTANVMSLFAYIIVVGIVVDDAIVTGENIYSKIREGLPPLEAAVQGTHEVATPVTFGALTTMIAFIPLLFFEGTWGDFAKQIPPIVAPVLFFSLIESKLILPSHLKHLKLKADTNAFSRFQSRVADGLEIFIKKFYQPSLVGAIKHRPIVLASFLAMALIMAGYCVGGRMGFVSFPSVDAQRITAILDLPDDTPRDTTDKYMDHIYDALLQVRQEFVDPGSGESLIRHVTRVTGGYSAGRRFDKSRGSVSIEVVPPDERSEPGPRNSEIANRWTEIVGSIPEATTFRVFAETTLKKRREYDDEHLNIELRGPASPQKAEVAQQIKNLLESFEGISSAWARVNYGQDELELSLKPRAAELGLTQSLLAQQIRQAFYGEEAQRLQRGIDDIRVMVRLPKKARDSLHTLDQLKIRTPRGAEVPLATVADIKFTKAPSFVERNDGAEVLRCGAQPEHENVDIMGIAREIKPQLDAMCQEANLSYQFLGYVAEAEEAKQRTILGSIILFLVLYAILAIPLKSIIQPCFVMLAVPFAIIGALLGHIIMDITPSYLSIFGMLALAGIAVNDTLVMIDYINRQRSNGRNLLDATLEAGSKRFRPIMLTSVTTFGGLFPLMMERSLQAQFLIPMAVSLGFGVIFATGVTLYLVPCSLLLAQDLRKGVSRFRTWYVRPFRADRFGQIEAPAESKPSA
- a CDS encoding galactitol-1-phosphate 5-dehydrogenase, with product MKALLLSEYKQLNVTDLETPTVGGKDVLIEVRACGICGSDIHGYDGSSGRRIPPLVMGHEAAGIVTEVGNEVTDFKPGDAVTFDSTVSCGECYFCRRGDINLCDNRMVLGVSCGEYRRHGAFAEYVSVPQHICYRLPEGLPFEHAAMIEAVSVAVHAANRTPVTLGDTAVVVGSGMIGLLVIQAIRLAGCTQVIAVDLDPNRLEKAKLLGADICLKADEVNVAEEVYRATGNRGADVVLEVVGATATINTAIASARKGGSITLVGNLSPNVEMPLQSIVTRELSIYGTCASRGEYPACIDLLASGAIRVADMITATASLEEGPDWFSRLYAGEAGAMKVILDPTR
- a CDS encoding SDR family oxidoreductase, producing the protein MKPLAGKNAIVTGASQGIGAATAIALAEAGANVAINFNGSEEKACEVADRCRKHGVKARLAQANVGVQAEVERIVSETVADFGGLDIAVSNAAYSDRELFYQANMAGFEKTIQVTMWGAFYLLRAATEHMIDSKTEGAMVVVSSPHSWRPIPGSMAYNMAKAAIDQMARTAATELTAHRIRVNILHPGWIDTPGERKFFSEEKLQKLGAGLPWGRLGRPEEIARGIVFMCDPASAYMTGSSMMIDGGIELPIQEMHRLDTPDPLIE
- a CDS encoding galactose mutarotase; amino-acid sequence: MKTLCCLFLALITSTVSAQVADFDSIKLYTLKNDNGMIVTVTNYGAIITSIKVPDRDGKMADVALGYNRVEDYINAVDKPYFGAIVGRYGNRIAKGEFTLDGQTYSLATNNGENHLHGGIIGFDKVVWAVVNERSTNSIQLAYQAKDMEEGYPGNLEMTVKYTLTDDNSIIVDYLATTDKATPVNLTQHTYFNLKGEGEGNILGHELMLNAKQYTPVDAGMIPTGETSSVKGTPFDFTTAKPIGRDINQDHEQLKLGGGFDHNWILDKGNKQKELTLAARVHEPTSGRTLEVHTTEPGIQFYCGNFLDGRLKGKSGKAYLNRGGFCLETQHYPDSPNQPNFPSTILQPGEKYESQTIFKFGTR
- a CDS encoding sulfatase → MSRVIFVFAIVTLANCCQADDRPNVLLISVDDLNNWTGCLQGHPQAKTPHIDRLADRGTLFENAHCQSPVCNPSRASMMTGRYPHTSGVYFLSPDLKQAPQLKNLDTLPEMFAKHGYTTLAVGKLFHGGDQRFFQTYGGTNGGFGPRPETKISQPHGHPLWDWGAYPDSDEEMPDVKAAHWAVEQLSQKFEKPFFMGVGFYRPHVPMYAPQKWFDQHPRSSIELPLVNEQDRTDLSQYAINLTNLKHVSPLHEWVTSAGEWDHAVQAYLASTSLADHCVGMVLDALDASDYADNTIVVLFSDHGFHLGEKQRWAKRTLWEDGTQVPMIIAGPGLRPGQRTQRPAELLDLFPTLLELADLPADAAQEGQSLVPLLNDPKTEWNHPAITSFGKGNYAVRSTRYRYIQYLDGSRELYDHDSDPHEWSNLINEANLADVVAEHASHVPTIEHDILPGKSTGHKAYQASLELMKQP
- a CDS encoding redoxin domain-containing protein, which codes for MKNAIACSVWLLVWCPQILQADTRKQDEKSTSIGMQIEDFTLRDHRGKEHSLIDYQGHPVVVVFIGSDCPLAKLYAPRLEAIYQEFKSQGVGMFAINSNCQDTLTKVGAFARIHELNYPVLKDPNNSIADRFRAERTPHAFVLDSDHVVRYAGRIDDQYGLGATSGYAKPKLEARFVANAVEDLLAHRKVRVPETEPTGCIIGRVPQVEPHGDITYSNQVSRILNARCVSCHRSGEIAPFPLTNYDEVNGWGEMILEVIEKGQMPPWFANPEFGKFKNDCRLSPSEKEILKKWVANGSPEGDPAQIPEPPKFVEGWQISQPDEVHYMAKQPFDVAAEGVVEYKYFTVDPGWTTDKWIKASEARPDNRAVVHHIIVYAIPPKARRHPTRYPSVAGFAPGSPATIHLDGVAKFVPAGSKLVFQMHYTPNGSAQQDRSYVGFVFADEAEVERAVGGGLVGNWGFAIPPHESKHKIVGEHRFWKDTLLTSMLPHMHLRGKSYRYIAIYPDGIQEILLDVPNYDFNWQLNYEFVEPKLMPRGTRLRGIAYYDNSEDNLANPDPSATVRYGDQTWEEMMHGFFTSMPVEKRNLTD
- a CDS encoding DUF1592 domain-containing protein, which encodes MKSNRIWCFTACLLISNVASGELFRTGIQPLINSSCVECHDADTSTSLNFESIGNNLADPTTFRRWETIYDRIENGEMPPKSEPRPDSNQRDAALASLRQALRSASLNRQQTVGRVPARRLTKLEIGYTLRDLLLIDGDVTSEIPNEVESGSFDTVGSNQRISALHLESYIKAADQALDLAINLNRNPYRSHDFDFPSSWFLKSFHEKPLSLGGNVTREIDDGVALFADIDYLLRSDAHGFPVRVPGVYRIKSKVAAFQSKDPITFKLISKEPSGGAQLLTSCDLVPGKSETVEVTAYLKPGDAVYPTFDTSQSNPYGGLAAAGGAKNYRGKGLAILGQQIEGPLADQWPPASTELLLHGTTLAPSGWFFKRTFEVKLSKPALDHIQEILEHLAPRVFRRPFVPGELNAFTALAKPAIEEERTFVDALRIPLLSMLSSTQFLMFENQPGKLTDHALANRLSYFLWKSLPDEELFSLADQNQLSDPDVLTQQVNRMLDDPKSERFVKDFLGQWLMLNKINATTPDSKLYPEYDELLGNAFAMETELFFTELLKENLSITTLLDSDFTFANRRLANHYGIPDIAGQEFRKIFLPNDSPRGGVLTQAAILKTTANGTVTSPVMRGNFVLTNLLGTPPSPPPPAVGSIEPDTRGKTTIRETLAAHQNNETCASCHRSIDPPGFALESFDPIGGFRTNYRTAGGGLFSFFTDQTYRDGPVVDASGVTADGKTFSGINEFKRHLFGQKEQLAKHFVSQLVVYSTGGQIHFADRDEIQEILNKTCDQGYPIRDLLHEVVQSKLFQYQ